The sequence below is a genomic window from Salinispira pacifica.
AATCGTCGGTGTACGTGCTGTGCGCCGTGAGCATCAGGGAGATACCGGAGAGGCCGGCGAGCTTGCGGATCGACGGTGCAACCTGGTCGTGCAGCTGATTCCAGACTCGGTAGAACGGCCGCACCACGCCGTCCTCCAGGAGCAGCAGGTCGCCGACAAAAAGAAGCGAGTCGTTGACGAGGTACGCCAGGTGGCCGCGGGTATGTCCCGGCGTGTGAATCGCCTGCACCTTGATCGCGCCGACGGTTACCACGTCGCCGTCGTCCAAAACCTGGTAGTCCCGGGTGATCTCGATCGGACTGTAGAAGAGAAATCGGCGACGCTCCCGTCGTTCTATGGACGGCACTTCCAGCCGGCCCATATAGACCTCCGCGGGTCCCATCCAGGTGCTTGCGCTGTCCACGTCGAAGGCGCCGGCGTGGTCCATGTCGGTGTGGGTGAGGAAGAAATGAGAAATTGAGCGCGGATCGATGCCGAGCCGATCAAAATCTTGCAGGACGTAGTCGTTGTTCCGGTACCCCGCGTCTATGGCGATCGTGTTCTCTCCGTCTGAGTAGATAAAGAAGTTTACGTCGCCCCCATCCTTGATGCAGAAGGCCCTGTCGGTGATCCGGCCGCTCTCGCAGGGATGAAAGAGCTCGCCGGGAATCGCCCGGGAGATGTAATTGCCCCAGATATTGATGAAGTTCTTTCGCACGTCCCTGCCTCCGCAATCTGAACGCCCCCGCCTCCTGCATAATGTGACGAAACATTCATATTTTCAATATGAATGTGAAGGAAACTTCAGATTTTTGCGGCTAGTTCCTTGAAGTTTCGCTCGATTGTATGGATCATGGGCGCTCGATGGCATCGACCCGGCAACCCCGGCAAAAGCGGAGCATGAAGACCAAGCGGCGGATCCTCGAAGCTGGAGTATCGCTCTTCGCAGGGCGCGGATACGACGCCATCCACGCCGGGACGATCGCGGAACGAGCGGGCGTCGCCGTCGGGAGCTTCTACGCCTACTTCGAGGACAAGCACGATCTACTCATCGCCGCAGCCCGTGACTACGTAGAAAAGACGGAGGCTCTCGAGCTTGCCGCGCTGGGGGATCTCGTTCAAACAGGCCGGGCCGATGCCGTTCAGCCGGCAATCCGCGCGTTCCTCACCTTCTCGCTGGCAAACCACCGTAGAGATGCGGCGTTTCTTCGCGAGCTTCTGCGCCTCGCACCCCGCGATCCGGGGCTCGCCGAGATCATCGACAGCCTGGACGAACAGATCCGCCGGGCGCTGGAGAACGTACTGGTGGAACTCTTCTCCGTTCCCGACCGGCGGGCTCGAGAAACGGCGGCGGTGCTCTATACCGTGGTTGAAGGCGTCATTCACACCCTCGCCTTTGAACCGGCCAAGCTCGATGAACAGACGGCGATAGAGACCCTAGTTACGATGATTGCCGATCTGATTGAGGCGCTGCGGATACGGGAGTAGGCCGGTGTCGTGCACCGGCTCGGCTCGGCGATAGCGATATCGGGTTGCCGCCGATCGCGAACCGGTCTGCTTTTCCTTTAGCAGGGCAGCCTGTGTACCCGGAAATAGAGGATCGACTTTCGGTGGTCCCACGTATCGAGCTCGAAATACGCGCGCGATCTCGTTGAGCGCCGATTGCTTGTCGGGAAAGGCGTGGAAACCGTTCATGGTTATACAGAGGTCGATGGAGTTGTCCTCGAGCGGAAGGGATCCTACGTCGGCGCGGACCAGCGTGACATCGGTAAGCCGCGCCGCTTCACAGCGAGAGCGCGCCTGCCGTAGCATCCCCATCCAATAGTCGACGCCGACGATGTGAGCGCCGGAGGCGGCCAGAGCGCGATAGAGCTCCCCGGTGAACACGCCGGTACCCACGAGAACGTCGAGCGCGACGGCGACGGAGGAGTCCGTGGAGGATCGCTCCGGCGTGCAGGTAGCCTGCCGACACAAAGCCGATTTTGACCACCAGGTAGAGTGCTCCAATGAGCACGTACAGGAGCATGGCTCGTTGTGCGTTCATCTCTCCATCCCCATTGCCCAAAAGCTCGTCTTCGTGTAGTAATACCATAGTTCGAACCGGCTAGTAAAGTTGGCCCGTCAACAACGGTGCAATGGAAAGGTGATTCGTGGTTTTGGTAGGCCGAACTGGATTGGGATTGTTACCGTGAGAGCATGGCGCGAGGGTCACCCTCGCAGGTGAAAGAGGAGATTGATATGAATGATGCGGACCTGATCGCCGTTGGAGCCGATGAGAAGGGCGGCGTGTGGAAGGACCACTTTGGGGTTTCACCGGTGTACCGTCTGTACGACCTAACGGGCACGCTCGTAGAAGAGCGGGCGAACCCGCACGCGTCGGCGAATCACCACGGCAACCCATTGCTCATTGCCGAGTTGCTCGAAGGCTGCAGCGTATGGATCGCAGCGACGGTGGGCCCCAAGCGTTCCATGGTCGAGGAGCGCGGGATTCGCGTCATCCTCACGCAGGCGGAAACGGCGGACGAGGCGGTTGCGGCGTACCTTCGCGGCGAAAGGTGAGTGCGCGGCTTCGCCGGAGTGCGAGTCTCAGACAGGGGATCCGCGCGGTATGTCTGAAGAGGAGATTACGGCGGTCCTTGGTATCGCCAACGCACTCTGCTAGTCACTGTACGATCCGGGCATCGGACTTTGTACCCGCGAAACCCCGAGACGGTGTCAGAATCGATTGATACCTTCCCAATCCTCCAGCAACCAGTGGTCACTTGGTGGGAGAAACCGGGTCAGGTGCCACCCTAACGAAGCCCGGTTTCCCTTCTCCCTTCCTTTTAGTCTCAACTACGGTACTTCGGCCATTTGTCCGCTTTTCTTACCGAATACTCCGGGATTCAACAATCGGAGAAAAGCGCTATCTCTCTAGCGGGATTCGGAGCGTAAACTGCGCGCCATCGTCGGTTTCATCGATAGAGAACGATCCATCGAGTTGGTCCGTGAGAACGTTGATCATCTGGAGCCCAAACGTCTCGCCGTGCTCGATTGTCTTGGTCGAATCGAAACCGCTGCCATCGTCACGATACACCAAAACAAGCCCACCAACCTCCGTACGAGCCGTGACGGTAATGCGCCCCGCTCCGGATGAGGTAAAACCGTATTTCATCGAATTCGTGGTAAGCTCGTTGATGATGATCCCTAGGTACGATAGTGTTCGCGAGTCGATCTCGATCTTCTCAACGTCGATCGATAGCGAAATATCCTCACCGTTGTAGAATAACGCAAGAATCTCTGATACGAGAGACGAAACGAACTCGTCCAAGCGCAGCGTCTCAACGCCACCGGAACGATACAACTTGTCATAGAGAACCATCATCGTCTGCGCCCGGCCAGCGGCGTCGCGCAAAGCGTCCTCACCAGGGGTTCCCGCTACTTGCTCGGCTTGAAGAGACAACAAGCTGGAGATGATCATCATGTTGTTCTTCACGCGGTGATGGGCTTCTTTGAGGATCACCTCTTTTTCGTCGAGGAGTTTGTGTACCCGCTCAAGCGCTTCGTGTCGACCGGTGACGTCAAAACCCGTTCCGATCACCGCGATACGTCCTTCCCATTCGATCGTGCCCACGCTCACATCGAGCCATTTTGCCGATCGATCCTTACAAAGAACCTTAATCTCGAAGGAGGAGGGTGCGTCTACGCCTTGCTGTCGTGCTATCGCGTTGTGCCGCGCGATCTCGCGATGGTCGGGGTGGATGATCGCCCATACCGTCTCAAAAGCGAGAAACTCCGCCCGGGTATACCCGGTGACCCGAGTTATCGCATCGTTTACGTAGACGTAGCGATTATCGATATAGATAAAGATAACCGACTCCGAAGCGTTCGCAAGAGAGCGGAACCACTTCTCACTTTGGCGCACCAACTCTTCGGCAATTTTGCGCTCCGTAACCTCGTTATGTATCGTAAGGATCGCCGGTTGCCCCTGATAGTCAACGATCATCCCCGAGGCGAGAAGCCAAAGATGTTTCCCGGACGTGGTGACCATCTCGACTTCCCGGTTATATATACTACCCTCTCTCCGTAAGGTCTCCACCCAATCCTCGCGATCCTTAGGATTCGCCCACACCAACGGCACGCTGAGATTGTGCAGCTCCTTCAAAGTGGCAACATCGAAGAGGCGCAGCGCGTGGGAGTTCGCAAAGAGAACCTTTCCGGCAAATGAAACGATCGTCACCGAGAGAGGAAGGATCTCAGTGGCGCGCTCAAAGAGGCGCCGAACCGTTTTCTCAGTTTCCGAACTCCGTCCCCCTACTACGCTGTTTCGGTTGTTACATACCGCGTTTCGCAGGGACGCCGCAAGAAACGCAACCGTCGTGTGTGTCGGCACAAAGTGATCTACCGGAGCATCTACGGCGGCGTGGAGCGCATCGGTGTCGTCTTGATCAACGAGAAGGAGGATCGCCTTATCGTATCCACTTGCCCGTAGTCGCCGGGAGGACTCGCTCGATCCCGCGATAACGAGATCGACAGCAACCTCTTCGGCGAGTATTGGGAGCGCTTCGTCCACACTTGGGACAAAGGTGAGGGAAAACCCCTGCCCATCCAGGGCCGACACCCGTGAGCGGTACGGAGCATCATCTATGTCAACGATGAGAACAGAGATCCTATCGGAAGAATCGTACTGTGCGGTACAAGAAGAGTTCATCTCCCGGAAAATTATAGAACACGCTAACAATCACGGGCAAGAACCACCTGGTCGAATGCAAGCAATTCGCACGGCAGTGGTGTTCGATTATAATTTGGGCCCCGTATCGAGCGTCCGAATAACCTCTATCGTCGACCCCTCCTCACCGATCATCATCTCAGAGGACTCCGGGATACGCTTGCTACCACGACACCCACACGCCGGTTCCCAATGGAAAAATCCGCATACGCATGGTAGGATAAAGACGCAAATGAGGCATGACGCCGCCCGATACAACCGGAAACTCGACAAGCTCACGGCAAAGAAGTGGCGTAAACAGGGGCGATAGCAGACCTCCGGTTCTACCCTGCCAAAAGGAGTCAAATCCCTGAGCTCACCGCCGCCGGTACGAGGGCAACGCAAAGACCGTTGCGAAAACCGATCGCGTGCTCTGAGAAGCCGGCTGCCACGGACAGGTAATCCGGCCGCATAGAGCGAGGCTTGGGGCGCAGGTAGATGAGCCAGTCGATTACGAGAAGGTCGAACAGGTTGAACACCTGGTAGTAGGCATAGTTCAGAAGTAGAGCCCGCCCGAACGTCAGGTGTTCACGGGCTCTATGCCTCCCGCACAAAGGGACGGTGGGCACAGATGCCATGGTGTCGGGATCGTTCCTGTCGGCGCGGTCCAGTAGGTCCGCGCCTGATTCGGACTACGTCCTGCGGTACGACTCTGATATTATCGCGGTCATCGAGGATCCCGACGAACTGATCCCGGTTTCGATCCCCATCGCCTCAACTTACATGTTTCTCCGTTCGGCCCTTCGGGAGACGTGTGCCCGTTCCCAATGCCAATCGGTTTCTAACAGTCCTAATCTGATAGAGCTTGCGGATGTACTTGATCCCTTCGTCGGCAGCTCCGGCTTTCTTCGACGCCTTCTTTGCATCATGGAATCGCCGCCGAGCGTGGGCCCAACACCCGACAAGTGTAATGCCGGGTTCCTCACCGGCAATCTGGTCGTATACCTCATACCCATCGGTCTGAAGGTACGTCGTACACCCTTCAAGTAGCTCTAAGAATAATACTGCTGTTTTCCCGGTAAGATCGTTTCCGATGGGAACCTCGCGGAATGCTTTTGCGATGACTATGATATCGGAGATTTGATGCGGTTTGAGATCGGCCAACGACAGGAAGTTCACAATGCGTTAGTTTCCAGGATTCCCTTTTTTCTGGCAACCACACCGTTTCGGAGGACGCATAACGCCCGCATAACCTGTTTTCCGTACATGGCGGAAATCCTGCCTGCGAAGCAGAAAGAGCAGGATTTGTGCCATAGGAAAATCTGGTTCATGCGATTGATACTCATTAAGGCCCCCCGTGGAGGTCGTAAGCCGCGAGGCCTAGCCTCATAATTATAAGAGCTGACCGGCGTACGAAGCGCCGGCCGCCAATTTTTATTTAGGAGGCCCTAATGAGGTTCTACAAAAAACAGCACAAATTCTACGCCGGTATCGATTTACATGCAAGACAAATGTACATCTGTGTCATTGATTCATCCGGAGAAATCCATCACCACCGAAACCATCCTACCACACCAGACGAGCTGTCGCTCATTATTCACCGGTTCGGTACGGATATCGTCATTGGTGTCGAATGCATGTTCAGCTGGTATTGGGTAGCCGATTTCTGTGAGGAGCACCGGATCCCATTTGCCCTTGGTCATGCCCTTTATATGAAAGCGATTCACAGCGGTAAAACCAAGAATGACCGAATTGATGCAATGAAAATTGCATCGATGCTTCGGGGAGGCATGTTTCCCCTCGCCCATGCGTACCCAAAAGCAAAACGGGCAACCAGGGACCTCCTGCGTCGGCGGCAGTTCTTCGTTCACCACCGTGCAGCGCTCTTAAGCCACATCACCAATACAAATACCCAGTACAACAATATACCCATCAAAGCGAATCTGCTGCGTGCATCGAATCGAGAGGGAATCGAGGATCGATTCGACATCCGAAGCGGTGCGCCAATCAATTACCGCAGACAAGTATCTGCTTGATCATTATCACCGGGTAATTCTTGATATTGAATCGACGGTCATGCGCCATGCAAAGGCAGATGATGCGCACGCACTGAGTCTTCTCCGTTCAATTCCGGGAATAGGTCCCGTACTTGCCCTTACCATTCTCTATGAAATAGGTGATATAGAGCGGTTCCCAAAGGTCGGCAATTTCATCTCCTATGCACGCCTGGTCAAATGCTCTCATGAATCTGCAGGGAAACGATCCAAGGGAGGTCATAATAAGATCGGAAATGCACATCTGAAATGGGCATTCAGTGAAGCAGCTGTATTACTCATCCGGGAAAGAGATGAAGCCAAACGCTTGCACCAAAGTCTTTCTGCCAAATATGGCCGGGCGAAAAGTCTTTCAATAATTGCGCAGAAACTTGGACGTCTGGTTTTCCATATACTCAAACACCGGCAGACATTTGATGCAGAACGGTTTTTCGGGACCAGGATAGCTGAACCTGTCATATAACTGGATCGCCATAGTGGGGCGTCGTGTTCTAATGGAAGATAAAAATGCGGCATTGCGACCGCCAAAAATTTCCATTGTAGGATACCCGTTTCGCTGAATCCCTCACGATTGATTGGTGAGCTATCCTGTGTCCTTTTTACAAATACGAAGTATGCCGTTGGTCATTTGCTTGTCTGACCGTTTCAGAACCTGCATATGTAACTGAGGCAAGGCATTCTGCTTTCGACCTCCTCTTTTGAATCAGGCTGAAACGGGTACTGAATTAATTCTACGGCTGGCAATGACTGCCTGATCGTCTATATGTGTTTGGTGCAGACAGGTTCTGCAACCCTGGGAAGAATAATCCCCTCAGACAATGAATGACTTTCGGCATAATTCGTCAGCGACCTACTTTGGAAACGGAATAATTTCGGGGCCGGGCTATTAACGTGCCTTGACGGCGGGGGGCCTTATATGTGTTATGTGGCTCTTCTATCCAATTTAAAGCAAATCACAAGCACCGTGCTACATCTTGCCGTTATTTATATGTGGCTGTCTACATTCCCAAGAGTACTGGAGCCGTTCAATCCATTTTCAAAAATGGGCGAGTCGCATATGAAGGGTATGCCGAGCCTTCACCATCGCAGCTTGCACGTATAGATACCTTCCTCGGCTGCGCAGATTGGAGCAAAGGGCTTGCGAGGATTCGATGTGAATCCTGTGGCTACTCTTACTTCAGGCCGTTTTCCTGCAAAGTCTTTCATCTCTGCCCATCCTGCGACCAGAAGCGCACCTTGCTGTACGGGGAGTATCTGGCAAAGGAACTCTTACTGGAACTGCCCCACAGGCAGTTCGTGTTCACAATACCCAAGATCCTCCGTCCCATTTTCCGCACCAACAAGCGACTGTTCGGCCTGGTTTCCAAGCTCATCTTTTCTCTGTTATCCGAGTATTTCAGTCTCGTTGCCGGGAAAACACTTCAATCAGGCTGTGTAGTTTCCTTCCAATCCTTCGGTGAGTTTGCCCGCTTCCACCCCCATTGGCATGTCATTGTTCTGGAGGGAGGTTTCACCAAGTACGACAAATTTGTATACCTGCCCATCGGAGCCGACAAGGGGTTTGTGAAAGTCTGGCAAGCAGCAGTGCTATCGTTGCTGCTCGCTCAGGAAAAAATTCACCAGGAACGGGTGGACATGCTGAACTCATGGAAGCATTCCGGATTTAGCATCGATAGTTCTACCCGTATTCTGGGTGAAGCTGATCGGGAAGCTCTTGGTCAGTATATAGTGCGTGGTGCAACTTGTGCTGAGAAGATTTCATACGATTCAAAAACCGATACTGTCACCTGGACTGCTTCCCCGAAGGAATTCTTCAAAGGTAAAAAAGAGTACTTTCGCAGCTTTGAGTTCATTGATCAGCTGATGGCCCACCTGCCTCCAAGAAGGGTTCAATTAGTCCGCCGATATGGTGTATATGCAGGACGAGTTCGCTCGAAATGGAAGGATCGCCCGAAACTCGCTCATTTTGCGACTGATTACTGGCATGAGCAACGGGGAACGGATACATCAGCTGATTCGCCCACAGAAGATGAGCATGAATTACAAGGCGATGTGTGGTCTCGACTACGAAAGCAAAGCTGGGCCCGATTGCTGCAATAGGTGTACGAGGTAGACCCATTTATTTGTCCCAAGTGCAATGCCACGATGGCAGTGATTGCCATAATTGAAGACGAAAATGAGCTGGATAAAATCATAAAATGGTATTCAAAGGAGGTGTCCCAAGCTGCAGGAGCCCGGGCACCACCCCTATTAACCAAAGTCTGATTCACGAGAAAACCATTTTATCCCACAAATAGAAGTGTTATACCGCATCTACGGGTGTG
It includes:
- a CDS encoding MBL fold metallo-hydrolase, with amino-acid sequence MRKNFINIWGNYISRAIPGELFHPCESGRITDRAFCIKDGGDVNFFIYSDGENTIAIDAGYRNNDYVLQDFDRLGIDPRSISHFFLTHTDMDHAGAFDVDSASTWMGPAEVYMGRLEVPSIERRERRRFLFYSPIEITRDYQVLDDGDVVTVGAIKVQAIHTPGHTRGHLAYLVNDSLLFVGDLLLLEDGVVRPFYRVWNQLHDQVAPSIRKLAGLSGISLMLTAHSTYTDDFDVAMAPWKE
- a CDS encoding IS66 family transposase produces the protein MNFLSLADLKPHQISDIIVIAKAFREVPIGNDLTGKTAVLFLELLEGCTTYLQTDGYEVYDQIAGEEPGITLVGCWAHARRRFHDAKKASKKAGAADEGIKYIRKLYQIRTVRNRLALGTGTRLPKGRTEKHVS
- a CDS encoding sensor histidine kinase, translated to MDEALPILAEEVAVDLVIAGSSESSRRLRASGYDKAILLLVDQDDTDALHAAVDAPVDHFVPTHTTVAFLAASLRNAVCNNRNSVVGGRSSETEKTVRRLFERATEILPLSVTIVSFAGKVLFANSHALRLFDVATLKELHNLSVPLVWANPKDREDWVETLRREGSIYNREVEMVTTSGKHLWLLASGMIVDYQGQPAILTIHNEVTERKIAEELVRQSEKWFRSLANASESVIFIYIDNRYVYVNDAITRVTGYTRAEFLAFETVWAIIHPDHREIARHNAIARQQGVDAPSSFEIKVLCKDRSAKWLDVSVGTIEWEGRIAVIGTGFDVTGRHEALERVHKLLDEKEVILKEAHHRVKNNMMIISSLLSLQAEQVAGTPGEDALRDAAGRAQTMMVLYDKLYRSGGVETLRLDEFVSSLVSEILALFYNGEDISLSIDVEKIEIDSRTLSYLGIIINELTTNSMKYGFTSSGAGRITVTARTEVGGLVLVYRDDGSGFDSTKTIEHGETFGLQMINVLTDQLDGSFSIDETDDGAQFTLRIPLER
- a CDS encoding class I SAM-dependent methyltransferase; this encodes MEHSTWWSKSALCRQATCTPERSSTDSSVAVALDVLVGTGVFTGELYRALAASGAHIVGVDYWMGMLRQARSRCEAARLTDVTLVRADVGSLPLEDNSIDLCITMNGFHAFPDKQSALNEIARVFRARYVGPPKVDPLFPGTQAALLKEKQTGSRSAATRYRYRRAEPVHDTGLLPYPQRLNQIGNHRN
- a CDS encoding IS91 family transposase — protein: MAVYIPKSTGAVQSIFKNGRVAYEGYAEPSPSQLARIDTFLGCADWSKGLARIRCESCGYSYFRPFSCKVFHLCPSCDQKRTLLYGEYLAKELLLELPHRQFVFTIPKILRPIFRTNKRLFGLVSKLIFSLLSEYFSLVAGKTLQSGCVVSFQSFGEFARFHPHWHVIVLEGGFTKYDKFVYLPIGADKGFVKVWQAAVLSLLLAQEKIHQERVDMLNSWKHSGFSIDSSTRILGEADREALGQYIVRGATCAEKISYDSKTDTVTWTASPKEFFKGKKEYFRSFEFIDQLMAHLPPRRVQLVRRYGVYAGRVRSKWKDRPKLAHFATDYWHEQRGTDTSADSPTEDEHELQGDVWSRLRKQSWARLLQ
- a CDS encoding NifB/NifX family molybdenum-iron cluster-binding protein, whose protein sequence is MNDADLIAVGADEKGGVWKDHFGVSPVYRLYDLTGTLVEERANPHASANHHGNPLLIAELLEGCSVWIAATVGPKRSMVEERGIRVILTQAETADEAVAAYLRGER
- a CDS encoding TetR/AcrR family transcriptional regulator, with protein sequence MKTKRRILEAGVSLFAGRGYDAIHAGTIAERAGVAVGSFYAYFEDKHDLLIAAARDYVEKTEALELAALGDLVQTGRADAVQPAIRAFLTFSLANHRRDAAFLRELLRLAPRDPGLAEIIDSLDEQIRRALENVLVELFSVPDRRARETAAVLYTVVEGVIHTLAFEPAKLDEQTAIETLVTMIADLIEALRIRE